The Burkholderia mayonis DNA window ACGCGCAGCACGGGCAGGCCGTCCAGATGCGCATCGAAGATCCGCTCCCAATGCGCCTTGATGTCCGCCGACGCGATCCCGCAGTCGACGATCGTCCAGCCCGCCTGCCCGTCGATCTCGTCGCGCAACAGCCAGAGGTTGATGTGGTCGAGCGCGAACGGCAGCGGCATGCGCAGCCAGCGCACGCCCGGCGCGACCTCGACGAAGCTGCCCGGCTCGGGCAGCGTGTCGGCGAACGGGTAATCGAGTTGGTGTTCCAGTGCGTTCATCGGGGGTGTCTCGTTGCGTTGTCGTCGGGCCCGCGGTGCGGCGCGAACCGGAACCGATTCTATCGCTCAACGCGAAACCGCGCGCCGCGAGCCTTCGCGCCCCTGAAAAAAGATCGCGCCACGATCCCGCGCGAACCCCGAGCGTTGCGGGAAGATCCGCGAAACGTCGGCGAACGTCGCTGAACCGTTCGCGCGGGCCGCCTGCGCCGAATCGCCCCGCTTTGCCTAAAGCACGCCGTCCGGGCGCTAAAATGGCGTGAGCTTTCCGCCTGTGAGCCCGCGCACGATGAATCACTTTCCCAAACTGCTGTCCTCGCAGATCGGCTTCGACGTCGCGCAGACGATCCTCGAGAACTTCGATCGCCACTACCGGATCTTCCGCGAAGCGGCCGTCGAAGCGAAGGATCTGTTCGAGGGCGCGAACTGGCATGGGCTGCAGCGGCTCGCGCGCGAGCGCATCACGTCGTACGACGACCGCGTGCGCGAATGCGTCGAGCTGCTCGAAGACGAGTACGACGCCGAGAACATCGACAGCGAAGTCTGGCCGCAGATCAAGCTGCATTACATCGGTCTCCTGACATCGCACCGTCAGCCCGAATGCGCGGAGACGTTCTTCAATTCGGTGTGCTGCAAGATCCTGCATCGCTCGTACTTCAACAACGACTTCATCTTCGTGCGCCCGGCGATCTCGACCGAATACATCGAGAACGACGAGCCCGCCGCGAAGCCGACCTACCGCGCGTACTATCCGGGCAGCGAGGGGCTCGCGGCGACGCTCGAGCGGATCGTCACGAATTTCCAGCTGAACCCGCCGTTCGAGCATCTCGAGCGCGACATCGCCTGCATCATGCAGGCGATCCACGACGAGTTCGGCGCGTTCGACGAAGCGGTGAATTTCCAGATCCACGTGCTGTCGTCGCTGTTCTACCGGAACAAGACCGCGTACATCATCGGCCGCATCATCAACGGCGACCGCGTGCTGCCGTTCGCGGTGCCGATCCGCCACGTGCGCGCGGGCCTTCTCGCGCTCGACACCGTGCTGCTGCGCCGCGACCAGTTGAAGATCATCTTCAGCTTCTCGCACTCGTACTTCCTCGTCGACATGAACGTGCCGTCCGCGTACGTGCAGTTCCTGCGTTCGATCATGCCGGGCAAGCCGAAGGCCGAAATCTACACGTCGGTGGGCCTGCAGAAGCAGGGCAAAA harbors:
- the aceK gene encoding bifunctional isocitrate dehydrogenase kinase/phosphatase codes for the protein MNHFPKLLSSQIGFDVAQTILENFDRHYRIFREAAVEAKDLFEGANWHGLQRLARERITSYDDRVRECVELLEDEYDAENIDSEVWPQIKLHYIGLLTSHRQPECAETFFNSVCCKILHRSYFNNDFIFVRPAISTEYIENDEPAAKPTYRAYYPGSEGLAATLERIVTNFQLNPPFEHLERDIACIMQAIHDEFGAFDEAVNFQIHVLSSLFYRNKTAYIIGRIINGDRVLPFAVPIRHVRAGLLALDTVLLRRDQLKIIFSFSHSYFLVDMNVPSAYVQFLRSIMPGKPKAEIYTSVGLQKQGKNLFYRDLLHHLSHSSDRFIVAPGIKGLVMLVFTLPSFPYVFKMIKDRFPPPKETTREQIMDKYLLVKRHDRLGRMADTLEYSSVALPLARLDDALVRELEKEVPSLLEYDGDNLVIEHLYIERRMVPLNLYLQSGNDAKIEHGVREYGNAVKELIQANIFPGDMLYKNFGVTRHGRVVFYDYDEIEYLTDCNVRRVPPPRTDEDEMSDEPWYTVGPHDIFPETYAPFLLGDPRVREYFMKHHADFFDPQLWQDSKDRLLRGELPDFFAYEPALRFCIRYPARFSEGDAADAGKRAAA